In Sphingobacterium sp. PCS056, the following proteins share a genomic window:
- a CDS encoding calcineurin-like phosphoesterase C-terminal domain-containing protein, whose translation MINRISYLLALAVLFAVEAMAQSPSAKSVWVKGHVFEDKNNNGMQDRGEKGLSQVLISNGVHVISSDSRGAYAFEAEVGQSIFSIHPSAYQYAHANKIGNANAYYLNPNNHISDTLVYNMPLQKRKSVATEFNIAAIGDVQVSDQEELGFAAKSIFSELLGRNDIDLNLVLGDLVNNNMDLLPDFGAMLNTLPMTSWTMVGNHDRNVDHPAYMNDRFNTVFGADNYAFNYGHAHFIVLNNVFATGKNSYEGRLTDDQLTFLKNDLAHVPKDVLVVLSQHIPMAFTRNKAEVLQQLEGYENVLLLSGHTHQVDRYFFKSHTIQELGAGATCGNWWRGEKDAFGVPDAMMQCGSPRGYFVIHIKDNQYSFKYKAIGQDAQKQMHITLNDGLLQANIFGAGDSTKVMVQLNDGEWLQMQISKSIDPLVAHMIEKNNQKIYPSPGSTANPLRKRKSSHLWELEMPQLNADKNKIIRIKAQDSYGFSVQNEFMEYFSK comes from the coding sequence ATGATTAATAGAATAAGTTATTTGTTGGCTTTGGCAGTACTATTTGCTGTGGAAGCAATGGCACAAAGCCCATCTGCAAAAAGTGTATGGGTCAAAGGTCATGTGTTTGAAGACAAAAATAATAATGGCATGCAGGATAGGGGGGAGAAGGGTCTTTCCCAGGTATTGATATCCAATGGTGTCCATGTAATAAGTTCCGACAGTCGTGGAGCTTATGCTTTTGAAGCAGAAGTAGGACAATCTATCTTTTCTATCCATCCGTCAGCATATCAATATGCACATGCAAACAAAATTGGTAATGCAAATGCATATTATCTAAATCCAAATAACCATATTTCGGATACGCTGGTTTATAACATGCCCTTGCAAAAAAGGAAAAGTGTCGCAACAGAATTTAATATTGCGGCAATTGGAGATGTTCAGGTCAGTGATCAAGAAGAACTCGGATTTGCAGCAAAAAGTATTTTTTCGGAGCTTCTAGGACGTAATGATATCGATTTGAATCTGGTCTTGGGTGATCTGGTCAATAATAATATGGACCTATTGCCTGATTTCGGGGCTATGCTTAATACCCTTCCGATGACATCATGGACTATGGTCGGCAATCATGATCGTAATGTTGACCATCCAGCTTATATGAATGACCGTTTTAATACGGTGTTTGGAGCAGATAATTATGCTTTCAATTATGGTCATGCGCATTTTATTGTATTGAATAATGTCTTTGCTACGGGCAAAAATTCTTATGAAGGAAGATTGACCGACGATCAATTGACGTTTTTAAAGAATGATTTGGCACATGTTCCAAAAGATGTTTTAGTTGTCCTCAGTCAGCATATACCAATGGCTTTTACACGAAATAAAGCAGAGGTGCTCCAACAGTTGGAAGGATATGAGAATGTCTTATTGTTGTCCGGCCATACCCATCAGGTGGATCGATATTTTTTTAAAAGCCATACAATACAAGAATTGGGAGCCGGTGCTACCTGCGGTAATTGGTGGCGAGGAGAAAAGGATGCTTTTGGTGTGCCAGATGCCATGATGCAATGCGGTAGTCCGAGAGGATATTTTGTGATCCATATTAAAGATAATCAGTATTCTTTTAAATATAAAGCGATTGGACAGGATGCACAAAAGCAAATGCATATTACTTTGAATGACGGACTATTGCAGGCCAACATATTTGGAGCTGGTGATAGTACCAAAGTTATGGTTCAACTAAATGATGGAGAATGGCTACAGATGCAAATTAGTAAAAGCATAGATCCACTTGTCGCCCATATGATAGAAAAAAACAATCAAAAGATATATCCAAGTCCTGGCAGTACAGCCAATCCTCTCCGAAAAAGAAAATCTAGCCATCTCTGGGAATTGGAGATGCCCCAGTTGAATGCTGATAAAAATAAAATCATTCGCATTAAGGCACAAGACTCCTACGGCTTTTCTGTTCAGAATGAGTTTATGGAGTATTTTTCCAAATAA
- a CDS encoding M16 family metallopeptidase translates to MAFVKIIIGLLTFILVSTGFLQAQNLKQDPKLLRGKLKNGFQYFIYPNHTNNQQTAIQLFVNAGSLQEEDNQLGLAHFVEHMAFNGSKHYPKNEIITYLESLGVKFGADLNAHTSYDETVYKITINSKTNENLEKALDIVSDWAFNLSFDSLEIEKERGIIIEEWRTKEGLSARLSDQTLPLIFANSRYGDRKPIGTLDILRHFQRSTLVDFYQKWYRPNLMGLAVVTNQDPKVVEKMVKKLFGNAKNRKPEAKRIAYHLSNHADTLIKIYTDKEANTIDFSYIGILPASKAVKTEADFFENLKRNAVNTLIKKRFDRIGQLDDSYKSASMSVSDLLLNNGLSVGGATLYEGQVQEGIAKFLKERERLLRYGFNSSELNDYREQYKKQLQRAPQNNELNANIMLSQLKDVFFTGQVLMDKDERNKQVLRDIDRLDSLNLLEHLQGYFKPGNTAVMLTAPERLGSKIPNEIALRQLFAQAKQADLKRWTDNIEIPTQLLSDKPTSGQVIQKQSINEIGVTKWELSNGSKVYLKKNDSRKDHVQLTAFRKGGFIAVDSTDYVNAVYAKNIIGASGAGEFTRAALTKYLNGNSASATFMIAPNREGLSASANRKDIKTMFELLYLKWTQPRVDSKIFGSVKKQSLDAARNKKFQVMEAYNLAINKAIGADDLDESNLSAARIEKDLQLDRIVPVFKERFHSAKDFDFVLVGDFDADSIQPLVEQYIGGLPSGPYTSEQRIPEYTQRENQEIIQYAGQADKATVNLFYQTTSIQYDYPDILKNELMENVLKVKLRKNLREEQSGVYGVGVSVSATSEPTALMRTRINFTCEPSRADFLIEQVQVELEKIAKDPSYFTEELENAKIQIYQAYEKQWGKDTFWSAELRNHIYFQFANWSFFTTYKQMLNQIKAADIADYTNSKMSKAYKVKAVLLPESFKK, encoded by the coding sequence ATGGCATTTGTGAAAATAATAATAGGGTTATTGACCTTTATTCTTGTCTCGACGGGATTTCTGCAGGCTCAGAATCTGAAGCAGGATCCGAAGTTATTGCGTGGAAAATTGAAAAACGGATTTCAATATTTTATCTATCCAAATCACACCAATAATCAACAGACTGCTATCCAACTTTTTGTAAATGCTGGCAGTTTGCAAGAAGAAGACAACCAATTGGGGTTAGCCCATTTTGTTGAACATATGGCTTTTAATGGAAGTAAACATTATCCAAAAAATGAGATCATTACTTATCTAGAGTCTCTGGGAGTGAAATTTGGTGCAGATCTTAATGCACACACCTCCTATGACGAGACGGTATATAAAATAACGATCAATAGTAAAACGAATGAAAACTTGGAGAAGGCCTTGGATATCGTTAGTGATTGGGCTTTTAATCTAAGTTTTGATTCGCTCGAGATTGAAAAAGAACGTGGTATTATCATTGAAGAATGGCGCACAAAAGAAGGACTTTCTGCGCGATTAAGTGACCAAACTTTACCACTTATCTTTGCTAATTCTCGTTATGGCGACCGTAAACCAATTGGTACACTAGATATACTACGCCATTTTCAAAGATCAACATTGGTCGACTTCTACCAAAAGTGGTATAGACCAAATCTGATGGGGCTGGCAGTGGTCACCAATCAGGACCCCAAAGTTGTTGAAAAGATGGTCAAAAAGCTATTTGGAAATGCTAAAAACAGAAAACCAGAAGCAAAAAGAATTGCCTACCATTTGTCAAACCATGCAGATACGCTGATCAAGATCTATACAGACAAAGAGGCCAATACCATCGATTTCAGCTATATCGGAATTTTACCAGCGTCTAAAGCTGTGAAAACGGAAGCTGATTTTTTTGAAAATTTAAAACGGAATGCTGTCAATACGCTGATCAAGAAGAGGTTTGATCGTATTGGACAATTGGATGATAGTTACAAAAGTGCTTCTATGTCAGTATCGGATCTCTTGCTCAACAATGGATTATCTGTTGGTGGAGCTACCTTGTATGAGGGGCAGGTACAAGAAGGCATCGCTAAATTTCTGAAAGAGCGTGAGCGACTGTTGCGTTATGGGTTTAACTCTTCCGAGCTGAACGATTATAGAGAGCAATATAAGAAACAGTTACAGCGGGCGCCTCAAAATAATGAATTGAATGCCAATATAATGTTGAGCCAGTTAAAGGATGTTTTCTTTACGGGACAGGTATTGATGGATAAGGATGAACGCAATAAGCAGGTCTTGCGTGATATCGATCGATTGGATTCTTTAAATCTTTTGGAGCATCTCCAAGGTTATTTTAAGCCAGGAAACACAGCTGTCATGCTTACTGCTCCAGAGCGTTTAGGATCTAAAATCCCCAATGAAATTGCCCTCCGCCAATTATTTGCTCAGGCTAAACAGGCTGATCTGAAGAGGTGGACGGATAACATTGAAATTCCAACACAGTTATTGAGCGATAAGCCGACAAGTGGTCAGGTCATACAAAAACAATCGATCAATGAGATCGGCGTGACTAAATGGGAGCTCTCCAATGGATCAAAAGTCTACCTGAAGAAAAATGACAGTCGAAAAGACCATGTTCAATTAACGGCATTTAGAAAAGGCGGTTTTATCGCGGTAGACAGTACAGATTATGTAAATGCCGTTTACGCCAAAAATATCATTGGCGCTAGTGGTGCAGGTGAATTTACAAGAGCGGCATTGACCAAATATTTGAATGGAAATTCAGCTTCCGCTACCTTTATGATTGCACCCAATCGTGAAGGATTATCTGCTTCGGCAAATAGGAAAGATATCAAAACGATGTTCGAATTGCTATACTTAAAATGGACACAACCACGTGTCGATAGTAAGATCTTTGGTAGTGTCAAAAAACAGAGTTTGGATGCTGCAAGAAATAAAAAGTTCCAAGTCATGGAGGCTTATAACCTGGCCATCAATAAAGCGATCGGAGCGGATGATCTAGATGAAAGCAATCTATCTGCTGCCCGTATTGAAAAGGATCTACAGCTAGATCGTATAGTACCTGTGTTTAAAGAACGTTTTCACTCAGCTAAAGATTTTGATTTTGTGCTGGTGGGAGACTTTGATGCCGATAGTATTCAACCATTGGTTGAACAGTATATAGGAGGTCTTCCTAGCGGTCCTTATACCTCCGAACAACGTATTCCGGAATATACACAGCGCGAAAATCAAGAAATTATTCAATATGCAGGTCAAGCCGACAAAGCTACAGTAAATCTTTTTTACCAGACCACTTCCATTCAGTATGATTATCCTGATATCCTCAAAAATGAATTGATGGAGAATGTGCTTAAAGTAAAATTGCGCAAAAATCTAAGAGAAGAGCAGTCTGGGGTATATGGTGTAGGTGTGAGTGTCAGTGCGACTTCCGAACCAACAGCATTGATGCGTACGCGGATTAATTTTACTTGTGAACCTAGTCGAGCAGATTTTTTAATAGAACAGGTACAAGTTGAGCTTGAAAAGATAGCAAAAGATCCGTCTTATTTTACAGAAGAACTTGAAAATGCAAAGATTCAAATATACCAAGCTTATGAAAAACAATGGGGTAAGGATACATTTTGGAGTGCAGAGCTTCGTAATCACATCTATTTTCAATTTGCTAATTGGTCATTTTTTACGACATATAAGCAGATGCTAAACCAAATTAAAGCTGCTGATATTGCGGACTACACAAATAGTAAAATGAGTAAAGCCTATAAAGTGAAGGCAGTATTACTGCCAGAGAGTTTTAAAAAATAA
- a CDS encoding RagB/SusD family nutrient uptake outer membrane protein yields the protein MKLFKYTFAALCFSLVSCGSSFLEVAPIGQLGKEQLFSNVNGMRDALMGSYSLTSRFFQSQYGIYGDLRGDDVQRSTTSTQNYMLTDYNYNVDEEDGTGGTMAIWSSGYEALNNINNIINSAAGIQPTLNGNLDDFNRYLGQSHIIRGLLFLALANVYAQHYTYTADASHPGIPIPTVTPLPSQNLPRATMKDTYAQIIKDMETGIQYLDNLSPATRIYASSDAARALLSRIYLYMGRYDEAIQYASEVVSKGSYPLVKNADYKDMFIAESQLSDYNSIKSEVIWQLNLNTRSANYMSSFYSDRTSFLAYPSKAFLNFFETTDVRRNLYELQASSGNSISLKNAKNIAIPDINWPVNFKVIRTSELYLNRAEAYYHTKQYSLAEEDIKMIRARALNKNVADIIVQYSSPEELLDQIKMERRKELAFEGQRIYDIMRYKESLNRGTDCGAANCTVNYPNDLFILPIPKTELDANPSIKPNPTVNK from the coding sequence ATGAAATTATTTAAATATACGTTTGCTGCCCTCTGTTTTTCATTAGTAAGTTGTGGCAGCTCTTTTTTAGAAGTAGCGCCTATCGGGCAATTGGGCAAAGAACAGTTATTCTCAAATGTCAATGGCATGCGTGATGCCTTGATGGGTAGTTATAGTCTAACTTCTCGTTTTTTTCAGTCTCAATACGGCATCTATGGTGATCTGCGTGGCGACGATGTACAGCGTAGTACGACATCAACTCAAAATTATATGTTGACAGACTACAATTATAATGTTGATGAAGAGGATGGAACCGGTGGAACCATGGCTATCTGGTCTTCAGGTTATGAAGCCTTAAATAACATCAATAATATCATCAACTCTGCAGCAGGTATTCAACCTACTCTGAATGGTAACTTGGATGATTTTAATAGATATTTAGGGCAGAGCCACATCATCCGGGGCTTACTTTTCCTTGCACTTGCCAATGTATATGCACAACACTATACGTATACAGCTGATGCAAGTCATCCAGGAATTCCTATTCCAACAGTAACGCCTCTACCATCGCAAAATTTACCGCGCGCAACGATGAAGGACACTTACGCGCAAATCATAAAAGATATGGAGACGGGGATCCAGTATCTAGATAATTTGAGTCCCGCTACACGTATCTATGCTTCTTCAGACGCCGCTCGTGCCTTGTTGTCTCGTATCTATTTATATATGGGACGTTATGATGAAGCTATCCAATACGCTTCTGAAGTCGTGTCAAAAGGAAGCTATCCATTAGTTAAAAATGCTGATTATAAAGACATGTTTATAGCAGAGAGTCAGTTATCGGACTATAACAGCATCAAGTCTGAAGTTATCTGGCAACTGAATCTTAATACGAGATCAGCAAATTATATGTCTAGCTTTTATTCAGATCGCACATCCTTTTTGGCGTACCCAAGCAAAGCATTTTTAAATTTCTTTGAGACTACTGATGTGAGGAGAAACCTATATGAACTACAAGCCAGTTCGGGAAATTCTATTTCGCTTAAAAATGCAAAAAATATTGCTATACCAGATATCAACTGGCCGGTCAACTTTAAAGTGATCCGTACTTCTGAACTATACCTCAATCGTGCCGAAGCTTATTACCATACTAAACAGTATAGCTTAGCAGAGGAGGATATTAAAATGATCAGAGCAAGAGCGTTGAATAAAAATGTGGCTGACATCATCGTACAATATAGTTCTCCAGAAGAACTGCTAGACCAGATCAAAATGGAACGCCGCAAAGAGCTCGCGTTTGAAGGTCAACGTATCTATGATATTATGCGTTATAAAGAAAGTCTAAACCGTGGTACGGATTGCGGAGCAGCTAATTGCACTGTCAACTATCCCAATGATCTCTTTATCTTACCGATTCCGAAAACTGAACTGGACGCTAATCCATCAATTAAACCAAATCCTACTGTAAATAAATAA
- a CDS encoding ABC transporter permease: MKNPTVSSTISHSSVPIQVLVNKEIAYHIRSWRFIILILLIVLTFGASLYVSSTGLKEAVNNMKDPDQSFLYLKLLTTTDNSIPPFHVFLNFLAPLLGIALGFDAINAEYNGGTLTRLIAQPIYRDNLLFSKFFAPLTVVGTMFIALVLLMIGGGLLGTGVRIEPQELLRIIGFTLISVIYVAFWLSLSILLSIRFRQPATSALTAIGIWLFFTVFFPILVNLAIRPFLPNPNYISEQEYLSYNELILNLLRLSPSQLYMDATTTLLMPSVRSLGPIAMEQMIGAIPAPLSFRDSFLMVWPQVSGLLAATMICFAWSYYIFMRREIRS; encoded by the coding sequence ATGAAAAATCCCACAGTCTCCTCCACAATTAGCCACTCATCGGTTCCAATTCAGGTACTGGTAAATAAGGAAATTGCCTATCATATTCGCAGCTGGCGTTTTATCATACTGATCCTACTTATTGTACTGACGTTTGGAGCCTCATTATACGTATCTTCCACCGGGTTGAAAGAGGCTGTCAACAATATGAAAGATCCAGATCAATCATTTTTATATCTCAAATTATTGACCACGACGGACAATTCGATTCCACCATTTCATGTTTTCCTGAATTTTCTAGCGCCACTACTTGGTATAGCACTCGGATTTGATGCGATCAATGCCGAATACAATGGGGGCACATTAACACGTCTGATAGCGCAACCTATCTACCGTGATAACCTCTTGTTTTCAAAATTCTTTGCTCCGCTCACTGTCGTGGGGACGATGTTTATCGCGTTAGTACTTCTAATGATTGGCGGTGGCTTATTAGGTACAGGGGTACGGATAGAGCCTCAGGAACTTTTGCGGATTATAGGTTTTACCCTTATCAGTGTTATATATGTTGCCTTTTGGTTGAGCCTATCGATACTATTATCGATACGGTTTCGCCAACCGGCGACCTCAGCTTTAACCGCAATCGGTATTTGGCTATTTTTTACTGTATTCTTCCCGATTCTTGTCAATCTAGCCATCAGGCCATTTTTACCGAATCCAAACTATATTTCGGAACAGGAATATCTAAGCTACAATGAATTGATATTAAACTTGCTTCGGTTATCACCGAGCCAACTATATATGGATGCGACTACAACCCTGCTCATGCCATCTGTACGTAGCCTCGGTCCTATTGCGATGGAACAAATGATTGGTGCCATTCCTGCACCTCTATCATTTAGGGATAGTTTCTTGATGGTCTGGCCTCAAGTCAGTGGTCTTTTAGCAGCGACAATGATCTGCTTTGCGTGGTCCTATTATATTTTTATGCGAAGAGAAATACGGAGTTAA
- a CDS encoding SusC/RagA family TonB-linked outer membrane protein: MNEKFFKRSPAFLKPELLSVKLTTLVAIGLLTCTSQHSFAQQIQVDGTKKPLKTVLKQIEDQSGYSFVYDADILENDPAVQLALNENGIKEALAKLSTALNVEYKIVNKTITLTKPKLKQGSTVLLKGRVVVDDQDGKTAANQAGVSVALKGTSKVIGTDNRGEFNIVAPVEGTLIISYIGYKSQEIPVKEIMKNSRIVLEKSMDYLDEVIVTAYGTKESRENQTGSAFVITRKELENRPTLRLDALLEGIIPGVEFNSQDAGTNSSARSRYSTRIRGESSTVGGTTSNEPLWVVDGVPLYTGGTTNSIPGMQNSISPLTYINPNDIESVTVLKDASATTIYGANGSNGVILITTRKGKGAPKLNYTFRSGINKRPTTYLNQLNGLQYLNLVKDMGMMDQLGKLDTNQNTNWADVYNRTGLTTLHNVSLSGSTDAARYFLAANVYDEKHMIIGNTTKRYDVRSNVSGNVGKRLIINSTMSASYTKDDMFNPGNAYFQYSPLISPYGPNGSYIERDPNGNLLQNMPGLSDQNDQKQEAAHVLGSLGFSYQLMDGLKFTNLNGADFTSVNEDMYNSMYNYSGASSNGSAYRGQSQVLNLISTNTLTFDRKIFGGDFDFLVGTEARKEERRSVSATGSNFPNDDIREVGFVAVTSRVGTTSRDKQTLLSYFGRAGYVYDKRYAINYTYRKDGSSNFGKDVKWGTFSSVGAAWTASNETFWPKNKVIDFLKFKVSYGNNGNSRFNSSYASGIYKYDADYSYGGNSGTTMTRGVNDGLKWETTKMLNTGIDFRLFERFNIAAEYYRNVTHDMIDNAYVSMVTGFRRTYENVGKMQNTGLELSVNGDIIKKEKFNWSASFILSSNRNKVLELNEDIDRVSGTTIMRPGYNSRSYYLVRWAGVDPSTGDPMWYDVNGNITKTFNTNDRVIAGDATHKYYGGLTNYITYDNWNFSVFFKYAKGGLYFDQAGRNNGLDGLSILSGNQSIDMLNSWRFPGQLATSPRLSNTSTSSIMNSTRFLLDRTYLKLDNISLGYTFKAGLIERLKLSHISVTAMASNLAIWTPYSAKKGTIKNYETLAKQYGVTSSSVVDNTYANMLSESSRVLNYSLNINIGF, translated from the coding sequence ATGAATGAAAAATTCTTTAAACGAAGCCCGGCTTTTTTAAAGCCCGAGTTGCTTTCGGTTAAACTCACTACCTTGGTGGCCATTGGATTGCTGACCTGTACTTCTCAGCATAGTTTTGCACAGCAAATTCAAGTAGATGGTACCAAAAAACCTTTAAAAACTGTCTTAAAGCAGATCGAAGACCAATCTGGTTATTCTTTTGTCTATGATGCTGATATTTTGGAAAACGATCCTGCTGTACAGCTTGCGCTCAATGAAAATGGGATTAAGGAAGCGCTAGCAAAATTATCCACAGCACTAAATGTTGAATATAAGATTGTCAATAAAACGATTACACTTACCAAGCCAAAATTAAAGCAGGGCTCTACTGTATTGTTGAAGGGGCGGGTAGTCGTTGATGATCAAGACGGAAAAACAGCTGCCAATCAAGCCGGTGTAAGTGTAGCCTTAAAAGGTACGAGCAAAGTGATCGGTACGGACAATCGTGGCGAATTCAATATCGTAGCACCTGTGGAAGGTACGTTGATCATCAGCTATATCGGATATAAATCGCAGGAAATACCTGTCAAGGAGATCATGAAAAACTCGCGGATTGTATTGGAGAAGAGTATGGATTACCTGGATGAAGTTATTGTCACGGCTTATGGAACCAAAGAGTCGCGTGAAAATCAGACGGGATCTGCTTTTGTGATCACAAGAAAGGAATTAGAAAATAGACCTACACTTCGTCTTGATGCTTTGTTGGAAGGTATTATACCCGGAGTAGAGTTCAATTCACAAGATGCGGGCACGAATAGTTCAGCCAGATCACGATACAGTACACGCATACGTGGTGAATCGTCCACTGTAGGTGGAACAACTTCCAATGAGCCTCTATGGGTGGTGGATGGCGTACCGCTCTATACCGGCGGAACGACCAATTCGATCCCTGGGATGCAGAACTCGATTAGTCCATTGACCTATATAAATCCCAATGATATCGAGAGCGTGACCGTCCTTAAAGACGCAAGTGCTACGACCATATATGGAGCCAATGGTTCAAATGGGGTAATCTTGATCACCACTCGTAAAGGTAAGGGAGCACCAAAACTTAATTATACATTCCGTTCAGGGATCAATAAACGTCCCACGACATACCTCAACCAGCTCAACGGTCTTCAATACCTGAATCTCGTCAAAGATATGGGAATGATGGATCAACTGGGTAAATTAGATACCAATCAAAATACAAATTGGGCAGATGTCTACAATCGTACTGGCTTGACAACCTTGCATAATGTAAGTCTTTCGGGCTCCACAGATGCAGCACGCTATTTCCTAGCTGCCAATGTGTACGATGAAAAACACATGATCATTGGCAACACCACCAAGCGGTATGATGTACGTTCCAATGTAAGTGGTAATGTCGGAAAACGCTTGATTATCAATTCAACCATGTCGGCTTCCTATACCAAAGACGATATGTTCAATCCTGGAAATGCTTATTTTCAATACAGTCCACTCATCAGTCCTTATGGACCTAATGGAAGTTATATAGAACGAGATCCAAATGGTAATTTGTTGCAAAATATGCCGGGATTATCTGATCAAAATGATCAGAAACAAGAAGCCGCCCATGTGCTTGGATCCTTAGGATTCAGCTATCAATTAATGGATGGATTAAAGTTTACCAATCTGAATGGAGCTGATTTTACCAGTGTCAATGAGGATATGTATAATTCGATGTATAATTATTCTGGTGCCTCAAGCAATGGAAGTGCATATCGAGGACAGTCACAAGTGCTCAATTTGATCAGTACCAATACATTGACTTTTGATAGGAAGATATTTGGTGGAGATTTTGACTTTTTAGTGGGTACCGAAGCGAGAAAAGAGGAGCGTCGTTCTGTTTCTGCGACAGGAAGCAATTTTCCCAATGACGATATCCGAGAAGTTGGTTTTGTGGCAGTAACAAGTCGTGTAGGAACAACAAGTCGTGACAAACAGACTCTACTTTCTTATTTTGGGCGGGCTGGTTATGTATATGACAAACGCTATGCGATCAACTACACCTATCGAAAAGATGGAAGTTCCAATTTCGGAAAGGATGTTAAATGGGGTACATTTAGTTCTGTAGGCGCTGCCTGGACTGCGAGTAATGAGACTTTTTGGCCTAAAAATAAAGTTATCGATTTCTTGAAATTTAAAGTGTCGTACGGGAACAATGGTAACTCTAGATTTAATTCATCTTATGCCAGCGGTATTTATAAATACGATGCCGACTATAGTTATGGCGGTAATTCTGGTACAACGATGACACGAGGTGTCAATGACGGACTGAAATGGGAAACAACCAAAATGCTCAACACAGGTATAGATTTTAGATTATTTGAAAGATTTAATATTGCTGCAGAATATTATCGTAATGTAACGCATGATATGATTGACAATGCCTATGTCTCGATGGTAACCGGATTTCGCCGTACCTATGAAAATGTAGGTAAAATGCAAAATACGGGACTCGAACTGAGCGTGAACGGAGATATCATCAAAAAAGAAAAGTTTAATTGGAGTGCCAGTTTTATCCTATCCTCCAATCGTAATAAAGTATTGGAGTTAAATGAAGATATCGATCGGGTATCCGGAACTACGATTATGCGTCCTGGTTATAACTCAAGATCTTACTATTTAGTACGTTGGGCTGGCGTAGATCCTTCTACTGGTGATCCGATGTGGTATGACGTAAATGGCAATATTACCAAAACTTTTAATACCAATGATCGAGTCATTGCTGGTGATGCGACACACAAATATTACGGTGGTCTGACTAACTATATTACATATGATAACTGGAACTTTTCTGTCTTTTTTAAATATGCAAAAGGAGGGCTTTATTTTGATCAAGCAGGAAGAAACAATGGTTTGGATGGTCTTAGTATTTTAAGCGGAAATCAATCCATTGATATGTTAAATTCTTGGCGTTTTCCAGGACAATTGGCCACTTCGCCTAGACTTTCGAATACAAGTACATCGTCCATCATGAATTCTACTCGCTTTTTATTGGATAGGACATATCTCAAATTGGACAACATCAGCTTAGGTTATACTTTTAAAGCCGGATTAATAGAACGCTTAAAACTAAGTCATATCTCAGTGACCGCTATGGCCAGCAATTTGGCGATATGGACACCCTATTCAGCAAAAAAAGGGACAATCAAGAATTATGAAACATTAGCTAAGCAATACGGTGTAACAAGCAGTAGTGTCGTAGATAATACCTATGCCAATATGCTTTCAGAATCCAGCCGAGTGCTTAATTATTCTTTGAATATCAATATTGGTTTTTAA